One Setaria viridis chromosome 3, Setaria_viridis_v4.0, whole genome shotgun sequence DNA window includes the following coding sequences:
- the LOC117849525 gene encoding ubiquitin-conjugating enzyme E2-17 kDa, producing the protein MASKRILKELKDLQKDPPTSCSAGPVGEDMFHWQATIMGPSDSPYAGGVFLVSIHFPPDYPFKPPKVAFKTKVFHPNINSNGSICLDILKEQWSPALTVSKVLLSICSLLTDPNPDDPLVPEIAHMYKVDRSKYETTARSWTQKYAMG; encoded by the exons ATGGCGTCGAAGCGGATCCTGAAGGAGCTCAAGGACCTGCAGAAGGATCCCCCCACATCCTGCAGCGCAG GTCCTGTAGGAGAGGATATGTTCCATTGGCAGGCAACCATCATGGGCCCTTCAGATAGTCCCTATGCAGGTGGTGTGTTTCTGGTTTCTATCCACTTCCCTCCGGATTATCCGTTCAAGCCACCAAAG GTTGCTTTCAAGACAAAGGTTTTCCATCCAAATATCAACAGCAATGGAAGCATCTGCCTCGATATCCTCAAAGAGCAGTGGAGCCCAGCATTAACTGTTTCCAAG GTGCTACTTTCAATCTGTTCACTGTTGACGGATCCAAACCCAGATGATCCGCTGGTTCCAGAGATAGCTCACATGTACAAGGTGGACCGAAGCAAGTACGAGACCACTGCGAGGAGCTGGACCCAGAAGTATGCAATGGGTTAG
- the LOC140222331 gene encoding arabinogalactan protein 16-like, producing the protein MASRTTPFGLAVAAALVFAIAMPALAAAQAPAPAPTSDGTSIDQGIAYLLMIVALVLTYLIHPLDASSPYKLF; encoded by the exons ATGGCATCAAGAACCACTCCTTtcggcctcgccgtcgcggcggcgctcgtCTTCGCCATCGCCATgccggccctcgccgccgcgcaggcccccgcgccggcgcccaccAGCGACG GAACATCGATTGACCAGGGCATCGCGTACCTGCTGATGATCGTGGCCTTGGTGCTCACCTACCTGATCCACCCTCTCGACGCCTCCTCCCCGTACAAGCTCTTCTGA
- the LOC117849691 gene encoding S-type anion channel SLAH2, with product MEAANGTTTPRAVPPLLAEVEVSNLPGFDLTPTPSPRPQDAAAAATSSPRPLPSPKKPSRPGVPPLDRVPRRSEVVFPPLDSPFQAPGYRSVQPGSISLPASPSGFGVPVAIPVGPNGGGDTDGLRRQAMANAAARGEAQQPQEKQGGGSVRFAHQPDKVVFRSQPIPGGQPAGPGSARAGRAGSRGSMSRDKRYDSFKTFSGKLERQLTHLAGAAEVREEGEDGNGDDDDDAITASRSTSLPKVDRFFAALEGPELDKLKSSEELVLPSDKTWPFLLRFPVSAFGICLGVSSQAILWKTIATSAPTMFLHVGTKVNLVLWCISVALMCATAAVYALKIAFFFEAVRREYYHPIRVNFFFAPWIACLFLAIGVPPSVATELPRWLWYALMAPVLILELKIYGQWMSGGQRRLSKVANPSNHLSVVGNFVGALLGASMGLKEGPIFFFSVGLAHYSVLFVTLYQRLPTNETLPKELHPVFFLFVAAPSVACMAWAKITGEFGYGSRVAYFIAMFLYASLAVRINFFRGFRFSLAWWAYTFPMTGAAIASIRYSTEVDNTFTKALCVALSAIAMLTVTALFATTLVQAFVLRNLFPNDISIAITERKMKPIMELHEGQGEDGSTNSSNDIEAGAK from the coding sequence ATGGAGGCGGCCAACGGCACCACCACGccccgcgccgtgccgccgcttCTCGCCGAGGTCGAGGTCTCCAACCTGCCCGGCTTTGACCTCACCCCGACGCCCAGCCCGCGGCCCcaggatgccgccgccgccgccacctccagccCGCGCCCGCTGCCCAGCCCCAAGAAGCCGTCCCGCCCCGGGGTGCCGCCGCTGGACCGCGTGCCGCGCCGCAGCGAGGTGGTGTTCCCGCCGCTCGACTCCCCGTTCCAGGCGCCAGGCTACCGCTCCGTGCAGCCGGGCTCCATCAGCCTCCCCGCGTCGCCCAGCGGCTTCGGCGTCCCCGTGGCCATCCCCGTGGGGCCGAACGGCGGCGGTGACACGGACGGACTCCGGAGGCAGGCCATGGCgaacgccgcggcgcgcggcgaggcgcaGCAGCCGCAGGAAAAGCAGGGAGGTGGGAGCGTCCGGTTCGCGCACCAGCCGGACAAGGTGGTGTTCCGATCGCAGCCCATCCCAGGCGGCCAGCCCGCGGGCCCCGGCAGCGCCCGGGCGGGCCGCGCTGGTAGCAGGGGGTCGATGAGCCGGGACAAGCGCTACGACTCGTTCAAGACCTTCTCCGGGAAGCTGGAGCGGCAGCTGACCCAcctggccggcgcggcggaggtgcgcgaggagggggaggacggcaacggcgacgacgacgacgacgccatcaCCGCCAGCCGCAGCACGTCCTTGCCCAAGGTCGACCGCTTCTTCGCGGCGCTGGAGGGCCCCGAGCTCGACAAGCTCAAGTCGTCcgaggagctggtgctgccgtcGGACAAGACGTGGCCGTTCCTGCTCCGGTTCCCGGTGTCGGCGTTCGGTATCTGCCTGGGGGTAAGCAGCCAGGCGATCCTGTGGAAGACGATCGCCACGTCGGCTCCCACCATGTTCCTCCACGTCGGCACCAAGGTGAACCTGGTGCTCTGGTGCATATCCGTGGCACTCatgtgcgccaccgccgccgtgtaCGCGCTCAAGATCGCCTTCTTCTTCGAGGCCGTCCGGCGCGAGTACTACCACCCGATCAGGGTGAACTTCTTCTTCGCGCCGTGGATCGCGTGCCTCTTCCTGGCCATCGGCGTGCCGCCGTCGGTGGCGACGGAGCTGCCGCGGTGGCTGTGGTACGCGCTCATGGCGCCGGTGCTGATCCTGGAACTCAAGATCTACGGGCAGTGGATGtccggcgggcagcggcggctgtCCAAGGTGGCGAACCCGTCCAACCACCTGTCCGTGGTGGGCAATTTCGTGGGCGCGCTGCTGGGCGCGTCCATGGGCCTCAAGGAGggccccatcttcttcttctccgtggGGCTGGCCCACTACAGCGTGCTGTTCGTGACGCTGTACCAGCGGCTCCCCACCAACGAGACGCTGCCCAAGGAGCTCCACCCGGTGTTCTTCCTCTTCGTGGCGGCGCCCAGCGTGGCGTGCATGGCGTGGGCGAAGATCACCGGCGAGTTCGGCTACGGGTCACGTGTCGCCTACTTCATCGCCATGTTCCTGTACGCGTCGCTGGCGGTGCGGATCAACTTCTTCCGCGGGTTCAGGTTCTCGCTGGCGTGGTGGGCGTACACGTTCCCGATGACgggcgccgccatcgcctccaTCCGGTACTCGACGGAGGTGGACAACACCTTCACCAAGGCGCTCTGCGTCGCGCTCTCCGCCATCGCCATGCTCACCGTCACGGCGCTCTTCGCCACCACGCTCGTGCAGGCCTTCGTGCTCCGGAACCTCTTCCCCAACGACATCTCCATCGCCATCACCGAGCGCAAGATGAAGCCCATCATGGAGCTGCACGAGGGCCAGGGAGAGGACGGCAGCACCAACAGCAGCAACGACATCGAGGCCGGCGCCAAGTGA